In the Malassezia vespertilionis chromosome 3, complete sequence genome, one interval contains:
- a CDS encoding uncharacterized protein (COG:S; EggNog:ENOG503NY66) — translation MGKKKRATQLDAWCWYCDREFEDEKVLIQHQKAKHFKCPLCPRRLNTAGGLSVHLGQVHKAEPGLLDNTLPGRGSFEIEIYGMVGVPEPDLRDWLLRRSGTRVGGAQAHGAASNARKLPRIDKGPVPQEKLRIQLEAHKALMSGAPNTAAPVSYAPVSYSPAQEQAHATPPRTDANTAPGKHAKVRMAYTDAVLSPDEKMARLPRYSVRA, via the exons ATGGGCAAGAAGAAGCGTGCCACGCAGCTGGATGCGTGGTGCTGGTACTGCGA CCGCGAATTTGAGGATGAAAAGG TATTGATCCAGCACCAGAAAGCGAAGCATTTCAAGTGCCCGCTGTGCCCACGCAGGCTGAACACGGCGGGTGGGTTGTCGGTGCACCTAGGACAAGTCCATAAAGCCGAGCCAGgatt ACTCGATAATACCCTTCCGGGTCGTGGCTCGTTCGAGATTGAAATATATGGCATGGTCGGTGTGCCGGAGCCAGACTTGCGCGACTGGCTTTTGCGTCGGAGTGGGACACGAGTAGGAGGTGCGCAGGCTcatggcgctgcgtcaaatgcgcgcaaactaCCGCGCATCGACAAAGGGCCCGTGCCACAGGAGAAACTAAGGATCCAGCTAGAGGCACACAAGGCACTcatgagcggcgcgccaaataCAGCAGCACCTGTATCCTATGCGCCCGTGTCGTATTCGCCAGCACAGGAGCAGGCACACGCAACACCGCCTCGCACGGACGCGAACACAGCGCCGGgcaagcacgccaaagTGCGCATGGCATATACGGACGCTGTACTCAGTCCAGACGAAAAAATGGCGCGGCTGCCGCGCTATAGTGTGCGTGCGTAA
- a CDS encoding uncharacterized protein (COG:K; EggNog:ENOG503NVXS) translates to MADSEHQTAPVNEPVTAESVPAPTEAPVVDAVHDGTATNTDVDAGASAVDAESVPSAQAPNAASLSVEPSPLASEPSAPEPSAPSAPEPSAPEPSAPSAPEPSAPEPSAPGATAAHSEPSQSTDSADMPMEMPHVKYAQNTIRSLKSRREAAAFLQPVDPIALNIPHYTQIVKTPMDLGTIDQKLALTAHRLKPANQQIRMSDKLKQAVDNGKVDLEKDYYARVGQFETDVFLVFDNCRAFNGAEHIFTKNAEALRGLFEKQRKGLASAVAVANEQNAEAKARRNSSDLPTIRRSTNGSRPKREIHPPTNRDLPWSEDQLHPASKRAIQNRIGKEGNLSPREQSYWAKVINDELKFCGRVIDDLLKPAHQDLAWVFYDIPAKDFDWAPAYFATIKKPIALLPIQRKLKSGGYADLAAFDADMQLMFRNCFTFNPPDSDVYLMGARFKDAYETKMQKKPVPPPFVAEMDMDVDDDEDDDDDDDDDPNARLVQQLQRQIAELEGTLETLENSKTKNPVLITSTRVALNSVQAALAGAMSVSELTRKKGKKRGASGDGLGSAKKSRNKGDSARKNKSGNRKPLGNGSPAPRGRRSMGGDEDDVRTVTFDQKEELAQKITELTDERLEGAIRILNEDKPAGAQGNEDEEIELDIDELSPQTLYKLYKYVVRPKKKHAPPELGPNGKPAPASAPIDGRKRGTGGLKKKNLDETEEAERIARLQQQLQQFNDAKDSPKALPDADLSSSKHDDLVQSDISSGDEDEESESDSDSDMD, encoded by the coding sequence ATGGCTGATTCAGAACACCAGACGGCTCCTGTGAACGAGCCAGTCACGGCAGAGAGTGTGCCTGCACCGACCGAGGCGCCGGTTGTCGATGCGGTGCACGATGGCACGGCGACGAATACGGACGTGGATGCGGGTGCTTCGGCTGTGGATGCGGAGAGTGTACCctcggcgcaagcgccgaaTGCAGCGTCATTGTCTGTGGAGCCTTCGCCTTTGGCATCCGAGCCATCGGCGCCCGAGCCTTCAGCACCATCGGCGCCCGAGCCATCAGCGCCCGAGCCTTCAGCACCATCGGCACCCGAGCCATCGGCGCCCGAGCCCTCAGCGCCCGGCGCCACCGCGGCCCATTCCGAGCCGTCACAGTCTACCGACTCTGCCGATATGCCCATGGAGATGCCTCATGTAAAGTATGCGCAAAACACGATCCGCTCCCTCAaatcgcgccgcgaagccGCCGCGTTTCTGCAGCCAGTAGACCCGATTGCGCTGAATATCCCTCATTATACCCAAATTGTCAAGACACCCATGGACCTTGGCACGATCGACCAGAAGCTTGCGCTCACTGCCCACCGCCTCAAGCCAGCCAACCAGCAAATCCGCATGTCGGACAAGCTGAAGCAGGCAGTTGACAATGGCAAAGTCGACCTTGAAAAAGACTACTATGCGCGTGTAGGTCAGTTTGAGACGGACGTTTTTCTTGTGTTTGACAACTGCCGTGCGTTCaacggcgccgagcacatCTTTACCAAGAACGCCGAAGCCCTCCGCGGGCTATTtgaaaagcagcgcaaaggaCTCGCGTCtgccgtcgccgtcgcgaACGAGCAGAATGCcgaggccaaggcgcgccgcaactCCTCCGACCTCCCCACCATTCGACGCTCCACCAACGGCAGCCGCCCCAAGCGTGAGATTCATCCGCCGACGAACCGTGACTTGCCGTGGAGCGAGGACCAACTGCACCCCGCCTCCAAACGTGCGATCCAGAACCGGATCGGGAAAGAGGGCAACCTTTCCCCTCGCGAGCAGTCCTACTGGGCCAAGGTCATCAATGACGAGCTCAAATTTTGCGGTCGCGTGATTGACGACCTCCTCAAGCCTGCGCACCAGGACCTTGCGTGGGTCTTTTATGACATCCCCGCCAAAGACTTTGACTGGGCGCCGGCGTATTTTGCCACGATCAAAAAGCCCATTGCACTGCTCCccatccagcgcaagctcaaGAGCGGCGGCTACGCGGATCTTGCTGCGTTTGATGCTGACATGCAGCTCATGTTCCGCAACTGCTTCACGTTTAATCCGCCCGACTCGGACGTGTATCTTATGGGTGCGCGCTTCAAGGATGCGTACGAGACAAAGATGCAGAAAAAGCCAGTTCCTCCGCCGTTTGTCGCCGAGATGGACATGGATGTAGACGATGACGAGGATGATGATGatgatgacgacgacgatcCAAACGCGCGTcttgtccagcagctgcagcgccagattgccgagctggaagGCACACTCGAGACACTCGAAAACAGCAAAACAAAGAACCCCGTGCTGATTACCAgcacgcgcgtcgcactCAACTCGGTccaagctgcgcttgccggcgCAATGAGCGTCAGTGAGCTAACGCGGAAGAAGGgcaagaagcgcggcgcgtcgggcgaTGGTCTTGGCTCGGCGAAAAAGAGCCGCAACAAGGGCGacagcgcgcggaagaACAAGAGCGGAAACCGCAAGCCGCTCGGCAACGGGtcgccagcgcctcgcggGCGTCGCTCCATGGGCGGCGACGAAGACGATGTGCGCACCGTCACGTTTGACCAGAAAGAggagctcgcgcaaaagatTACCGAGCTTACCGACGAGCGTTTGGAAGGCGCCATCCGGATCTTGAACGAGGACAAGCCTGCGGGTGCACAAGGCaacgaggacgaggagatTGAGCTGGACATTGACGAACTCTCTCCCCAGACGCTGTACAAGCTGTACAAGTACGTTGTGCGCCCCAAAAAGAAGCATGCGCCCCCTGAGCTCGGCCCCAACGGCAAGCCCGCGCCTGCCTCTGCGCCCATCGACggccgcaagcgcggcacgggcggCCTCAAGAAGAAGAACCTCGACGAGACCGAAGAGGCCGAGCGCATTGCCcgtctgcagcagcagctccagCAGTTCAACGACGCCAAGGACTCGCCCAAGGCCTTGCCCGATGCGGATCtgtcgagcagcaagcacgACGACCTTGTCCAGTCCGACATCTCGTCtggcgacgaggacgaggagagCGAGAGCGATAGCGATAGCGATATGGACTAG
- a CDS encoding RING-type E3 ubiquitin transferase (EggNog:ENOG503NU3X; TransMembrane:1 (o1506-1527i); COG:O) has product MNGGVSAVVELLPRIAALPTRDALDSYKLEGARALEVRRNLLRELLGAVPLAYFFPPGVATMPAALALLEQNDWRLSLAQQRADADARATDARAENGASAVVGLPEYSANRRGMACGHVFRKGEPIFRCHDCSFDDTCVQCATCFQHSIHAREDHDVVFSVADESGACCDCGDEEAWKCDLGCEFHSMHPHNEGAANGAAPLPALDESFPPAPRAALRRFFHLLLAFCLQVLGAAPEQRAPILNPELVEELKRMPTLEDQFGAPAKGKARDVHTAAPPLPHPYVAVLWNDEKHTFNQVSEKILEVVSGMTVQGSRYFAEQVDKYGREVLAVSTEIRRLVLMAKRINMIDLMVTIMPAFDFFVQEVTGCVLDTLKDLATCSLYLDQSGAKPDGRPFKVLLTDTLLLPWHQPEICSVPNLCMLDALLLMDTKMWKSARLDVRHMLMDLIAYREAKQSIAVRFAHVYIKLIETFILRDREPEHSIYHLTVQIFSVPSIAARLVIEHGFMHTLLQVLHALFVSDQEGATSLVVPAPPPARGQANANASLLRQQKCYQVFHDTRYLLSASDVQDDIAARSGEYLSVWLAFFAMFHSIAPDTRAAHAHVEFESELWIQVFHTSSHLGKLAKLLGEAFSRASEAQLRAALGYTGRTIIEHTQRLQALDPATHQPGTLHTTRYPVGAPDDAVASETFEFDVASQPVSFHHPMHWLFAEMLKSLAHGPPTPGDLTELEMLAILEYPLRVAVKLAQIRCNVWVRNGFAIRSQAYHYRDSMWMRDIMYDQDMFLQQCGLAFVDHDPFLLTVLDRFDLVAWFSGAPRKEHAVYDADQTLFMAEELLLLLIMLLTEISVPAHWTIEQQVCRELIHYLVLGPGTYSEVTKQIPERFTDHSCFDRELARIAHFRSPDGTSDLGMYELKPEYFAQVQPFFHHYSRNQRERAEEVLAERRAKPGGEEAAPLTIAPQLGALQDTPFHRLADVFTNRTFLTIVFYALANTTSFDEPPDTLLNAGLHLLMLGLVERGAHFAPALIETRRLHGAPSLLHILLELQQHPKLEAYHPKVNFILQHAAALDTAVASHLPSAYAQRAAPPPQDDAKRRIARERQAAIMQQFSAQQKSLLESLDEGLSDEEAPEEDSEWGACIMCQERLDTTSAFGTLGHIQESRLVRTTPPREHSVLDELLRQGMDMDRAQGDRVRGSFGREELLPNASVHQHIALGYPAQHHTTGFVAVSCGHSMHVRCFNMYIQSIEHRHAMQIARNHPEDLARFEFVCPLCKSLGNTLLPVSGASALSTSPFTDAARGAVLFDDQPLTEWVRRMNIAILKNTSTENAELEEHGWGYFAAFMLQSSAQPQNSEYAHGLFSADECLMLQRYRSVLQLLGHETIWARTKDRMKTILDAPHTLDSAGDVVYLPETLLGYTLAQLEIAQRGHAAQGDVGNALSAQQVQLLQSQLDALTAMARVASVDARTDMRQSLLRRLMPHWAGEHAVRSPLLVRNALGVLVEVALLIPEYFMHATALLYYVTLIQTIFGLAQPTFEQGERRKHAACVDGDVALSIFPHARWLVTSVVNLVGYVRGNITLGFDQRSDQELAKLLCAYTLPFLRRAALLGQAVGRDVRAAEVDLAAPEYVRLLQHFRIPSPAEALPMHTQPVGLIAMLVEGWAKHAYMQLAPLFKPLPIETDGLEARLQVPSLILEHPHIYELLPLPRDLAVLLQQTQQRKCKRCNTLPPTASLCLFCGEVLCLQAYCCSDLDEESRGECNQHLEHCGGRVGAHFRVGNNVMVLLYQGNGCYSPSPYLNTHGEVDRYLLKARPQRLHTQRYDELRKQWLNHGIANLVTRRIESTIDPGGWITF; this is encoded by the coding sequence atgAATGGTGGTGTGAGCGCGGtggtcgagctgctgccgcgcatcgcagcgctgccgacgcgcgatgcgctggacTCGTACAAGCTCgagggcgcgcgcgcgctcgaggtTCGACGCAATCTACTGCGCGAGTTGCTGGGCGCGGTGCCGCTCGCCTACTTTTTTCCGCCAGGCGTGGCGACCATGCCggccgcacttgcgctgctcgagcagaaTGACTGGCGCCTTTCacttgcacagcagcgcgccgatgccgacgcgcgcgcgacggacgcgcgtgcagaaaacggcgcgagcgcggtCGTGGGACTGCCGGAATACTCTGCCAACCGCCGCGGGATGGCGTGTGGCCACGTCTTCCGCAAAGGAGAGCCCATCTTTCGGTGCCACGACTGCTCGTTTGACGATACATGTGTCCAGTGTGCCACATGTTTTCAACACTCGATtcatgcgcgcgaggacCACGACGTGGTCTTCTCCGTCGCAGacgagagcggcgcatgctgcgaTTGtggcgacgaggaggcgTGGAAGTGCGACTTGGGCTGTGAGTTCCACAGCATGCATCCCCACAATGAAGGTGCGGCGaacggcgcggcgccgctgccggcgctcgacgagaGTTttccgccggcgccgcgcgcggcgctgcgccgcttttttcATCTGCTCCTTGCCTTCTGCCTGCAGGTGCTGGGTGCGGCgcccgagcagcgcgcaccTATACTGAATCCCGAGCTTGTCGAAGAGCTGAAGCGCATGCCGACACTGGAGGACCagtttggcgcgccggccaaaggcaaggcgcgcgacgtccacacagctgcgccgccgctccCACACCCCTACGTCGCCGTGCTTTGGAACGACGAGAAGCACACCTTTAACCAGGTCTCGGAAAAGATCCTCGAGGTGGTTTCGGGCATGACTGTGCAGGGCTCGCGCTATTTTGCGGAGCAGGTAGACAAGTACGGACGCGAGGTTCTCGCCGTCTCTACGGAAATACGCCGGCTTGTGCTCATGGCGAAGCGGATCAATATGATCGACTTGATGGTCACCATCATGCCTGCGTTTGACTTTTTCGTGCAGGAAGTCACCGGGTGCgtgctcgacacgctcAAAGACCTCGCTACCTGCTCGCTCTACCTGGACCAGAGCGGCGCCAAGCCCGATGGGCGCCCGTTCAAAGTACTTTTAACCGACACACTCCTCCTCCCTTGGCACCAGCCTGAgatttgcagcgtgcccaATCTGTGCAtgctcgacgcactgcTGCTCATGGATACCAAGATGTGGAAatcggcgcgcctcgacgtGCGGCACATGCTCATGGATTTGATTGCGTACCGCGAGGCAAAGCAATCCATCGCCGTCCGATTTGCACACGTGTATATCAAACTCATCGAGACCTTTATTTTGCGGGACAGGGAGCCAGAGCACTCGATTTACCACCTCACTGTACAAATTTTCAGCGTACCGAGTattgcggcgcggctggtGATCGAGCATGGCTTTATGCACACACTCCTGCAAGTCCTCCATGCGCTGTTTGTGAGCGACCAGGAAGGGGCGACGAGCCTCGTCGTTCCTGCGCCTCCGCCTGCGCGTGGACAGGCAAACGCAAACGCGTCGCTTTTGCGGCAGCAGAAATGCTACCAAGTTTTTCACGACACGCGCTACCTCTTGTCCGCGTCGGACGTACAGGATGAtattgcggcgcgctcgggCGAGTACCTCTCTGTGTGGCTCGCATTCTTCGCCATGTTTCATTCCATCGCACCCGatacgcgcgcggcgcacgcccatGTCGAATTTGAGAGCGAGCTCTGGATCCAGGTGTTCCACACAAGCTCGCACCTCGGCAAActcgccaagctccttGGCGAGGCATTTTCCCGCGCGAGCGAAGCGCagttgcgcgccgcgctgggctACACTGGGCGCACCATCATCGAGCACACCCAGCGTCTCCAGGCGCTGGACCCAGCGACGCACCAGCCCGGCACACTGCACACCACAAGGTATCCAGTCGGCGCTCCGGACGATGCGGTCGCGTCTGAGACGTTCGAGTTCGACGTGGCCTCGCAGCCTGTATCCTTCCATCACCCCATGCACTggctctttgccgagatgcTCAAGTCtcttgcgcacggccctCCGACGCCCGGGGACTTGACCGAGCTCGAGATGCTCGCCATTCTCGAGTATCCTCTCCGCGTCGCCGTCAAGCTTGCGCAGATCCGATGCAACGTGTGGGTGCGCAATGGATTTGCCATTCGCTCGCAGGCGTACCACTACCGCGACAGCATGTGGATGCGCGATATTATGTACGACCAGGACATGTTTCTCCAGCAGTGCGGTCTTGCATTTGTAGACCACGACCCGTTTCTGCTGACGGTCTTGGACCGCTTCGACCTCGTCGCCTGGTTCAGCGGTGCGCCGAGGAAAGAACACGCTGTGTACGACGCAGACCAGACGCTCTTCATGGCAGAAGAGCTCCTCCTGCTCCTCATCATGCTCCTCACCGAGATCAGCGTCCCGGCGCACTGGACCATCGAGCAGCAGGTTTGCCGCGAGCTGATCCACTACCTCGTGCTCGGCCCCGGCACCTACTCCGAAGTAACGAAACAGATCCCCGAGCGCTTCACCGACCACAGCTGTTTCGACCGCGAGCTCGCACGCATTGCCCACTTTCGCTCGCCCGATGGCACCAGCGACCTGGGCATGTACGAGCTCAAACCCGAATACTTCGCCCAAGTCCAGCCCTTCTTCCACCACTACTCGCGCAatcagcgcgagcgcgcagaAGAAgtgctcgccgagcgccgcgccaagcccggcggcgaagaagctgcgccgctcaccatcgcgccgcagctcggcgcccTACAAGACACCCCGTTTCACCGCCTCGCCGACGTCTTTACCAACCGCACGTTCCTTACCATCGTCTTTTACGCACTCGCAAACACCACATCGTTTGACGAGCCGCCGGATACGCTGCTCAACGCCGGCCTGCACCTGCTTATGCTCGGTCTTGtagagcgcggcgcacacttTGCGCCTGCCTTGATTGaaacgaggcgcttgcacggcgcgccttccTTGCTTCATAtcttgctcgagctccaGCAGCACCCCAAACTCGAGGCATACCACCCCAAGGTAAATTTTATcctccagcacgccgcggcattGGACACCGCAGTTGCGTCGCATCTCCCCTCGGCgtacgcgcagcgcgcagcgccgccgccccaGGACGACGCAAAGCGCAggatcgcgcgcgagcggcaGGCCGCCATCATGCAGCAGTTttctgcgcagcaaaagtcgctgctcgagtcgctcgaCGAGGGGCTGAGCGACGAAGAAGCGCCCGAGGAAGACTCGGAGTGGGGCGCGTGCATCATGTGCCAGGAGCGCCTGGACACCACCAGCGCCTTTGGCACGCTTGGCCACATTCAGGAGAGCAGATTGGTGCGTACGACGCCGCCCCGCGAGCACAGCGtcttggacgagctgctgcgccaaggCATGGACATGGACCGCGCACAAGGCGACCGCGTCCGAGGCAGCTTTGGCCGTGAGGAGCTGCTTCCCAACGCGAGTGTCCACCAGCACATTGCGCTTGGCTACCCCGCGCAGCACCACACGACCGGCTTTGTCGCCGTTTCCTGCGGGCACAGCATGcatgtgcgctgcttcAACATGTACATCCAAAGCATCGAACACCGCCACGCGatgcaaatcgcgcgcaacCACCCCGAGGATCTGGCACGGTTCGAGTTTGTCTGCCCGCTGTGCAAGTCGCTCGGCAATACACTGCTGCCCGTCTCGGGCGCCTCCGCGCTGAGCACTTCGCCGTTTaccgacgctgcgcgcggcgccgtcttGTTTGACGACCAGCCGCTGACCGAGTGGGTGCGCCGTATGAACATTGCCATCTTGAAAAACACCTCCACCGAGAACGCCGAGCTCGAAGAGCACGGCTGGGGCTATTTTGCCGCCTTTATGCtgcagagcagcgcgcagccgcagaACAGCGAGTATGCCCACGGCCTCTTCAGCGCAGACGAATGCCTAATGCTCCAGCGCTACCGCAGCGtcctgcagctcctcgGTCACGAGACGATCTGGGCGCGCACCAAGGACCGCATGAAGACCATTCTCGACGCACCACACACGCTCGACAGTGCCGGCGACGTGGTGTATTTGCCCGAGACGTTACTGGGCTACAcactcgcgcagcttgaaATTGCCCAGCGGggccacgcggcgcaaggcgaTGTGGGCAACGCGCTCTCGGCACAGCAAGTCCAGCTGCTCCAATCGCAGCTCGATGCCTTGacggccatggcgcgtgtTGCTTCGgtggatgcgcgcacggatATGCGCCAGTCGCTCTTGCGGCGCCTCATGCCCCACTGGGCCGGCGagcacgccgtgcgcagtccgctgctcgtgcgcaacgCACTTGGCGTCCTTGTGGAAGTCGCGCTCCTCATCCCCGAGTACTTTATGCACGCAACTGCCCTCCTCTACTACGTCACGCTCATCCAGACCATCTTTGGGCTTGCGCAACCCACATTTGAGCAgggcgagcggcgcaagcacgcggCGTGTGTCGACGGCGACGTTGCCCTTTCCATCTTTCCGCACGCAAGGTGGCTTGTGACCAGCGTCGTGAACTTGGTCGGCTACGTCCGCGGGAACATCACGCTTGGCTTCgaccagcgcagcgaccaGGAACTGGCCAAGCTCTTGTGTGCATACACACTTCCATTCcttcgccgcgccgcgctcctcggtCAGGCGGTGGGCCGTGATGTGCGTGCGGCAGAGGTGgatcttgccgcgccggaATATGTGCGTCTATTGCAGCATTTCCGCATCCCAAGCCCCGCTGAGGCGCTTCCCATGCATACACAGCCTGTCGGGCTCATCGCCATGCTGGTGGAGGGATGGGCCAAGCACGCATacatgcagcttgcgccgctcttcAAGCCGCTCCCCATCGAGACGGACGGCCTGGAGGCGCGTCTGCAGGTGCCGAGCCTCATCTTGGAGCACCCGCATATATACGAGCTGTTGCCCCTTCCGCGCGATTTGGCCGTCTTGCTGCAGcagacgcagcagcgcaagtgcaagcGGTGCAATACGCTGCCGCCCACCGCGTCTCTGTGCCTCTTTTGCGGCGAAGTGCTCTGCCTGCAGGCGtactgctgcagcgaccTGGACGAGGAGTCGCGGGGGGAGTGCAATCAGCACTTGGAACACTGCGGCGGCCGTGTCGGCGCGCATTTCCGTGTGGGAAACAATGTCATGGTGCTGCTGTACCAGGGCAACGGGTGCTATTCTCCGTCACCGTATCTAAATACCCATGGAGAAGTCGATCGGTACCTCTTGAAAGCGAGGCCACAGCGCTTGCATACCCAGCGCTACGACGAACTACGAAAACAATGGCTGAACCATGGCATTGCCAACCTGgtgacgcgccgcatcgagtCGACCATCGATCCAGGCGGATGGATCACATTTTGA
- the TGL1 gene encoding sterol esterase (EggNog:ENOG503NUHK; MEROPS:MER0199907; TransMembrane:1 (i206-227o); COG:I), producing the protein MSSRPISSRKRNYNQTPALAVEQEADDEGPFADARQVEQDWDARDASTIGRPSGEYADAPDEAGSVHNAPTVFDDARAAPSTYEPSTYEEPSMYEEYDDAPGMSYTNSTSFSEDYPTYGEQTAYDRGSQDTLPQRRSAFIEKPYTEGRDAEKYVDSKEYGYHFDPRYPEAEDEQHPGGFPAFFHHSVGDYGEFNIFSRLYLEIRQLCMFGVTSIALLFVGNLAYFRYFNPFKHSPPKARTDSEFERRITGERLSERVEYYAQYWGYVCEEYEIETAGGWLLKAHRISDPRRPGGRGYPVVLQHGILCSSLFFFTNEERSLGFWLVDQGFDVWSTNIRSNMGAGHVRFKRWDPRFWAWGMMELADDLVDVVQYVLGVTGSSQLAYVGHSQGTASMFLALSHGKYPELGNKLSSFTALGPAVFPGPSLNRFPFRVMQLFKSRWSWSLAFGVRDFIPAITLARSLVPAWLFGHMAYVIFGYLFDFHDHNWVDRLKPKMFRATGIPTSSELLYYYMQSFVLRGCVFNPTVRTPWFPRSFPPLTVAYGSTDNLVLGKPLIDRLLKHESNVEIVHIIELQGYEHMDMVMGVDAYKTVFPKIKDTILRTMDLEDVPASNTM; encoded by the coding sequence ATGTCGAGTCGACCGATATCGAGCCGCAAACGGAACTATAATCAGACGCCTGCACTTGCCGTTGAACAGGAAGCGGATGATGAGGGGCCGTTTGCTGATGCGCGTCAAGTCGAGCAGGACTGggacgcgcgcgacgcctcGACGATAGGGCGTCCCAGCGGCGAGTATGCAGACGCTCCGGATGAGGCAGGTAGTGTGCACAATGCACCTACCGTGTTTGACGATGCTCGTGCGGCACCAAGCACGTATGAACCAAGTACTTACGAGGAGCCGAGCATGTACGAAGAAtacgacgacgcgcctgGCATGTCGTACACAAACTCGACGTCGTTTAGCGAAGATTACCCCACCTATGGCGAACAAACAGCATATGATCGCGGCAGTCAGGACAcactgccgcagcgccgcagcgcattcaTTGAAAAACCGTACACAGAggggcgcgatgcggaaAAGTATGTGGACTCCAAAGAGTACGGGTACCATTTCGACCCTAGATACCCCGAGGCAGAGGATGAGCAGCATCCTGGCGGGTTTCCCGCCTTTTTTCATCACTCCGTGGGCGATTACGGCGAGTTTAACATTTTTTCGCGCCTGTACCTCGAGATTCGGCAGCTTTGCATGTTTGGTGTCACCTCGATTGCGCTCCTTTTTGTGGGCAACTTGGCCTACTTCCGCTACTTTAACCCGTTCAAGCACTCACCGCCCAAGGCACGTACGGACTCTGAAtttgagcgccgcatcaCGGGCGAGCGTTtgagcgagcgcgtggaatACTATGCGCAGTACTGGGGCTACGTCTGCGAAGAGTATGAGATTGAGACTGCGGGCGGATGGCTCCTCAAGGCGCACCGTATTTCCGATCCGCGCCGTCCTGGGGGCCGCGGCTACCCAGTCGTACTCCAGCACGGTATCTTGTGTTCCTCGTTGTTTTTCTTTACCAATGAGGAGCGCAGTCTTGGCTTTTGGCTCGTGGACCAAGGATTCGATGTGTGGAGCACCAATATTCGCTCGAATATGGGCGCTGGACATGTGCGGTTCAAGCGCTGGGATCCGCGCTTCTGGGCGTGGGGAATGATGGAGCTTGCCGATGATTTGGTCGATGTCGTGCAGTATGTTTTGGGCGTCACCGGCTCCTCGCAGCTTGCCTATGTCGGACATTCGCAGGGCACTGCATCCATGTTTTTGGCGCTCAGCCACGGCAAGTACCCCGAGCTCGGAAACAAGTTGAGCTCATTCACCGCGCTCGGCCCCGCCGTCTTTCCCGGGCCCTCGCTGAATCGTTTCCCTTTCCGTGTGATGCAACTGTTCAAGTCGCGCTGGTCCTGGTCGCTTGCGTTTGGTGTGCGTGACTTTATCCCGGCTATTACCCTAGCGCGTAGTTTGGTGCCTGCGTGGCTCTTTGGGCACATGGCCTATGTCATCTTTGGCTACCTGTTCGACTTCCACGACCACAATTGGGTCGACCGCTTGAAGCCCAAGATGTTCCGCGCGACGGGTATTCCGACAAGTTCGGAGCTCTTGTACTACTATATGCAATCGTTCGTGCTGCGTGGATGTGTATTTAATCCTACTGTGCGCACGCCTTGGTTTCCCCGTTCTTTCCCGCCCCTCACTGTGGCGTACGGATCGACGGACAACCTCGTGCTTGGCAAGCCGTTAATTGATCGTTTGCTCAAGCACGAGTCGAATGTCGAGATTGTGCATAT
- a CDS encoding uncharacterized protein (EggNog:ENOG503NY0V; COG:U): protein MAAPNVSYAAPGAAQGGAVPVLHAPPPSLAPRAPHMIDRSIATLLQVEMTRTLQASTLYTTRKANEMVEQLRHDDPSSRVPPLLTAADETDMAKSRMESLGAHLGGGLAERCVASRSRRLTQDRARVHDALDMVKFVCKDLWAVMWQKQVDNLRTNHRGVFVLQDNAFRPLLGLEPGSLYAAMQLAFAAGVIEGALRRLGVQAHIHTDAGGAPQCAFHVRIT, encoded by the coding sequence atggcTGCGCCCAACGTATcgtacgcagcgccgggcgcggcgcaaggaggTGCCGTGCCAGtgctccatgcgccgccaccgagccttgcaccgcgcgcgccacacATGATCGACCGTAGCAtcgcgacgctgctgcaggtCGAAATGACACGCACGCTCCAAGCGAGCACATTGTATACAACACGCAAGGCAAACGAGATGGTCGAGCAATTGCGGCATGATGACCCGTcgtcgcgcgtgccgccgctTCTCACCGCAGCGGACGAGACGGACATGGCCAAGAGCCGCATGGagtcgctcggcgcgcaccTCGGCGGCGGACTTGCAGAACGGTGCGTTGCATCTCGCTCACGCAGACTCACGCAGGACCGTGCGCGagtgcacgacgcgctggacatgGTCAAGTTTGTGTGCAAAGACTTGTGGGCGGTGATGTGGCAGAAACAGGTAGACAATCTGCGCACAAACCACCGCGGCGTGTTCGTCCTGCAGGACAACGCGTTCCGACCGCTCCTCGGGCTGGAACCCGGGAGTTTGTacgccgcgatgcagcttGCTTTTGCCGCGGGGGTGATCGAGGGCGCTTTGCGACGGCTCGGCGTCCAAGCGCACATACATACAGACGCaggaggcgcgccgcagtgtGCTTTTCATGTGCGCATTACATAG